A region from the Dysidea avara chromosome 15, odDysAvar1.4, whole genome shotgun sequence genome encodes:
- the LOC136245308 gene encoding uncharacterized protein has translation MKLKQNFPQSDLAFRFGIDQSNVSRVLQQWIPMLAIHFKPLIQWPNTTFGPTSPPYDVLPNSVGIIDGTEVLFNAPVTWKLKNHPLVITSHTTVKYLVAIDTFTGVFTFVSPGFSGNCSDRFTVEHSGLLDIVQPGQRILADKGYTARDLFAMKRCFLTIPSFLLDGRLSGQEAVQSRLIASVRIKVENAIKRIKDFKIFTETLSNRTNKKMIDDMIIVCALCNLKPTLSNA, from the coding sequence ATGAAACTGAAACAGAATTTCCCACAAAGTGATTTAGCATTTAGGTTTGGTATTGATCAAAGTAATGTATCTCGAGTGCTACAGCAGTGGATTCCAATGTTAGCAATACATTTTAAGCCTCTAATACAGTGGCCAAACACTACCTTTGGACCTACGTCTCCACCATATGATGTTCTGCCTAACTCAGTAGGAATCATTGATGGAACAGAAGTTTTATTCAACGCCCCAGTAACCTGGAAACtcaaaaatcaccctttagtgattACAAGTCACACAACTGTAAAGTATCTTGTGGCAATTGATACCTTCACAGGTGTCTTCACTTTTGTATCCCCAGGTTTTTCCGGAAACTGTAGTGACAGATTTACAGTTGAACACAGTGGACTACTGGATATTGTGCAACCTGGTCAAAGAATATTGGCTGACAAAGGATACACAGCAAGAGACTTGTTTGCAATGAAGAGGTGCTTCCTAACAATTCCAAGTTTTCTTTTAGACGGACGATTGAGTGGGCAAGAAGCAGTACAGTCACGACTGATTGCTAGTGTTAGAATTAAGGTAGAAAATGCTATCAAGCGAATTAAAGACTTTAAAATATTCACAGAGACACTTTCTAACCGAACTAACAAGAAAATGATTGATGACATGATTATTGTATGTGCTTTATGTAATTTGAAACCTACACTTAGCAATGCATGA
- the LOC136245837 gene encoding uncharacterized protein, translating to MPEKIKQCQPTDIADKVKKLWEDFDKLYAIIKSKKPSADDVENKAKKWITDFVSLQTKCDGYQPDNVTPYLHIMSRHMGEVIRKHGALYRFSCQGTEKKNDEAKKTFFKSSNKWDAAKDILKYEYQLNVLRYFEREKQNYRLLDDEYWERRIYTSRKHPRIVDDADNELNIDDDNTDDELSTDDELDTDN from the exons ATGCCAGAGAAAATCAAACAGTGCCAGCCAACAGACATCGCTGATAAAGTTAAGAAATTATGGGAA GACTTTGATAAACTCTATGCAATTATAAAATCTAAAAAACCATCTGCAGATGATGTCGAGAACAAA gcCAAGAAGTGGATTACAGATTTTGTTTCCTTGCAAACAAAATGTGATGGATACCAGCCAGACAATGTGACGCCTTATCTGCACATCATGTCTCGGCACATGGGAGAAGTCATAAGGAAGCATGGTGCTTTATATAGATTCAGCTGTCAAG GTACAGAGAAGAAAAATGATGAAGCAAAAAAAACCTTTTTTAAGAGTAGCAACAAGTGGGATGCTGCTAAAGATATCCTGAAGTATGAGTATCAATTAAATGTATTGAGATACTTTGAAAGAGAGAAACAAAACTACAG GTTACTGGACGATGAATATTGGGAAAGACGAATATACACTTCAAGAAAACACCCACGTATAGTTGATGATGCAGACAATGAGCTTAACATAGATGATGATAACACAGATGACGAACTAAGCACAGATGATGAACTTGACACAGACAATTGA